One Cellulomonas sp. Y8 DNA segment encodes these proteins:
- a CDS encoding ABC transporter permease: MTAVAAERRGAAGDGGRGAGGGAGGPGGAGARLTAGAVGVVRGLGVPGVLAALAVLWMAVAVLWPDVLAPGDPNAIDARAAFTAPEPGHWFGTDESGRDVYTRVVHGAAASLGIGAAATAIGVGAGLVLGFAAGLGPRWLDAGIGRVLEVLFALPTLVLALLLVAVLGAGVEASVLAVGAATAPGYARMLRARVRSVATSGYVEAARLEGHPPLTVLRRHVVPNTLWPLVSVATLGIGQAVVWVCALSFLGLGTLPPSPEWGAMLNAGRVYIDTAWWLTVFPGLAITATAAALTVLGRRVGAVAS; the protein is encoded by the coding sequence GTGACGGCCGTGGCGGCGGAGCGCCGGGGCGCGGCGGGCGACGGCGGGCGCGGCGCGGGCGGGGGTGCGGGCGGCCCGGGCGGCGCGGGGGCGCGGCTGACGGCCGGTGCCGTCGGGGTCGTGCGCGGGCTCGGCGTCCCGGGCGTGCTCGCGGCGCTCGCGGTGCTGTGGATGGCCGTCGCGGTGCTCTGGCCCGACGTGCTGGCCCCGGGCGACCCGAACGCCATCGACGCGCGTGCGGCGTTCACCGCGCCGGAGCCCGGCCACTGGTTCGGCACCGACGAGTCCGGCCGCGACGTCTACACGCGCGTCGTGCACGGCGCGGCGGCGTCGCTCGGCATCGGCGCGGCCGCGACCGCGATCGGCGTCGGCGCCGGGCTGGTGCTGGGCTTCGCCGCGGGGCTCGGGCCGCGCTGGCTCGACGCCGGGATCGGGCGGGTGCTCGAGGTGCTGTTCGCGCTGCCGACGCTGGTGCTCGCCCTGCTGCTCGTGGCGGTCCTCGGGGCGGGCGTGGAGGCGTCGGTGCTGGCCGTCGGCGCGGCGACCGCGCCGGGGTACGCCCGGATGCTGCGCGCCCGGGTGCGGTCGGTGGCGACCAGCGGGTACGTGGAGGCGGCGCGGCTCGAGGGGCACCCGCCCCTCACCGTGCTGCGCCGGCACGTCGTGCCGAACACGCTCTGGCCGCTGGTGTCGGTCGCGACCCTCGGGATCGGGCAGGCCGTGGTGTGGGTGTGCGCGCTGAGCTTCCTCGGGCTGGGGACGCTGCCGCCGTCGCCGGAGTGGGGCGCGATGCTCAACGCGGGCCGGGTGTACATCGACACGGCGTGGTGGCTCACGGTGTTCCCCG